The following coding sequences are from one Oncorhynchus nerka isolate Pitt River linkage group LG6, Oner_Uvic_2.0, whole genome shotgun sequence window:
- the LOC115130334 gene encoding LOW QUALITY PROTEIN: transmembrane protein 108-like (The sequence of the model RefSeq protein was modified relative to this genomic sequence to represent the inferred CDS: inserted 1 base in 1 codon), whose translation MKRSLQVLRRQLLNVLVILAVPVGLGSSTQELYPSRTPQDPVSMAAPHSSPLNPLSALAPPDWQQEGSSSGDSWSPQGGAMPTGIIQPTASHSSWGWHLHHNTILAHIITPPSRDSLIQAAATVSPNTVSSVRVNQDPGLSSASPSPVKQAHSPSSSALNPGHSSSSLSADQGLMPNSFSVNKARSPDTVSVTQGNSPPSLTSSGGPHSEVAPDSGSALAPPMPSPLTERGHTLDPELGGLPSPTHTHAPLVGNDEEATDPSQQDFTSELQPSSLSSSSSSSVDAALDQTLREHVEATPELSQPHAITLRGVHPLVNERPTRELKTEGPASPKESPPDKPPSPSPAPISPSPPSLTHASLAPKSSPVSTNGTTTNDTAAQETGSGRAPPPPPQGTTTDGAPLAHXSPLGNATFHNGSVEGSPSKNPSSQWNSSSPTEPPSTASGNFLNRLVPATTRDPWGPGNGSGPAMDSPLSRATICLSKMDIMWIVLAISVPVTSCSVLLTVCCMRRKKKSSSQENNLSYWNNAITMDYFNRHAVELPREITSLDNAEEQETCLPPNGDYSDSGVVLVNPFCQETLFINREKACDI comes from the exons ATGAAGAGAAGCCTGCAGGTCCTGCGCCGCCAGCTGCTGA aTGTCCTAGTGATCCTGGCTGTGCCAGTGGGCCTGGGGTCTTCTACCCAGGAGCTGTACCCCAGCCGGACCCCCCAGGACCCTGTCTCCATGGCAGCGCCCCACAGCAGCCCCCTTAACCCGCTCTCGGCCCTGGCCCCCCCAGACTGGCAGCAGGAGGGCTCCAGCAGCGGGGATTCTTGGTCCCCACAGGGAGGGGCAATGCCCACGGGCATCATCCAGCCCACCGCATCCCACAGCTCTTGGGGCTGGCATCTACACCACAACACCATCCTGgcacacattataacaccaccCAGTAGAGACAGCCTCATTCAAGCTGCAGCTACTGTCAGTCCTAACACTGTGAGCTCTGTGAGAGTTAACCAAGACCCTGGCCTTAGCTCTGCCAGCCCCAGCCCAGTCAAGCAGGCCCACTCCCCCAGCTCTAGTGCTCTCAACCCGGGCCACAGCTCCAGTTCTCTCAGTGCAGACCAGGGCCTCATGCCCAACTCGTTCAGTGTAAATAAAGCCCGTAGCCCAGATACTGTCAGTGTTACCCAGGGCAACAGCCCTCCTAGCCTTACCAGCTCTGGTGGCCCGCATAGTGAGGTGGCTCCAGACTCTGGGTCTGCCCTGGCTCCTCCAATGCCCAGCCCACTCACAGAGAGAGGGCATACTCTTGACCCGGAGCTTGGTGGTCTCCCATCCCCCACCCACACGCATGCCCCCCTGGTGGGGAATGACGAGGAGGCCACAGACCCCAGTCAGCAGGACTTCACCAGTGAGCTGcagccttcctccctctcctcctcctcctcttcctcagtggATGCTGCTCTAGATCAGACCCTCAGGGAGCATGTTGAAGCCACGCCCGAGCTGTCCCAACCCCACGCCATCACCCTACGGGGAGTGCACCCATTGGTCAACGAAAGGCCCACCAGGGAGCTCAAAACAGAGGGGCCTGCCTCTCCAAAAGAGAGCCCACCAGAcaagcccccctccccctccccagcccccatctctccatctcccccctcccTGACCCATGCCAGTCTGGCCCCAAAGTCCAGCCCTGTCTCCACCAATGGTACCACAACCAATGACACCGCAGCCCAGGAGACAGGCAGCGGCAgggccccccctcccccccctcagGGTACAACAACAGACGGTGCCCCCTTGGCCC AAAGCCCACTTGGCAATGCCACTTTTCATAACGGCAGTGTGGAGGGCAGCCCTAGCAAGAACCCCTCCTCCCAGTGGAACAGCTCGTCCCCTACGGAGCCGCCCTCCACGGCCAGTGGGAACTTTCTGAACCGCCTGGTCCCCGCCACCACCAGGGACCCCTGGGGTCCAGGCAACGGCTCTGGCCCCGCTATGGACTCGCCGCTGTCCCGCGCCACCATCTGCCTGAGCAAGATGGACATCATGTGGATCGTGTTGGCTATCAGTGTGCCTGTGACCTCATGCT ctgtcctgctgactgtgtgctgtatgaggaggaagaagaagtctTCAAGCCAGGAGAACAACCTGAGCTACTGGAACAATGCCATCACCATGGACTACTTCAACAGGCACGCGGTGGAGCTGCCTCGGGAGATCACGTCCCTAGACAACGCTGAG